The DNA window CACCTTCGATACATAATCTACAATCTTTTCATCTTCTCCTATCTGCACCAATTCATACTATCGTCGCAAAGTCTGTAATTTAATGACTTTGACTTTTTCACCTCCTTCTTAGTACTTAACAAGAATATCCCATGACTTCTTCTCCAATTCAACATGAGAGGTCTTTTCAGAAATCTCCAAATCTACCGCTGATTGAATGTAATACGCAGCCTTGCAATCTTTCTTCTCCGCCTCCTTGTGTGTATTTTTCTCCATGTTGGTTGCATCCTGAGCAAGCTTAAGAACATCCTTTTCAACCACTTATATTGTTTCATTAGAATCGAACAAGGACTTCATCTGCTTGCTCCATCGGTTCCAATTTTTGCCGTCAAGAATTGAAAGATAATTCAGAATGTCATTAGTGGCATTCATCTTTGTAGCGATTGATTCACGTTTCCTGGAAACACGACCATCAACGTGAAGTTTTTGAAAACACGATCAAGACATGAACCATAAGCTCTAGATACCGATTTGTTAATGTGTGAGACACTTTTAgtaaggagagaaagagagaataagGAAATAAGGATTGCTATTATTAAATTATACAAGCTGAATTACAAactatatatgaggagggatatatatatatatatatgaggagggatatatttactccaagagtaagtgttgaagactaactccaaatcttaaccattgattatcattaatctaacggttttaattaatttttaatatagaaaaatatttccaaaaatagttagattaaatgatcaattaaaaccgttagattaataaaaatcaatggttaagatttggagtaagtcttctaTACTTACTCTTGGAggaaatatatccctcctctctctctctctatatatatatatatatatatatatatatatatatatatatatatatatatatatatatatatatatatatatatatatatatgacttgtACACTAAGTAACTAACAAACCCTAATTAATTTGGGTTAGGTCTGAAATTACTTAATTTAGATTATATCACAACAATATAGACGCTTACTTTTTAACAACTTTTAATAAGGTAGAGATAACTGTTTGTGTACGAGATGAAATGGAGCAATTTGTGGTAGCCCGGACAGAGTCGGTGTCACCAATTACCGATGTTGATACGGGAGGGACTTCAGGTCTTATAGCAACAATCAAATGGGTGCATGCACTCGATTTGGATGGAGTGAATTTTTAGGTAGATTCTAAGAGCATAGCAGATAATGTGAATAGCTTGCATCTGAGTTTGTCGGAGTTTGACAAAATTATCAAGAAGTGTAAATGTTTACTAGCTCGTTATTTTATGAACTATTATATTAAGTTCATTAGGAGACAAATTAGTGAAGTAGCTCATGTTTTGATATGAGTGACTCTATCTCTTGTTAGTTTATCGATATTTATCGTGATTCAATGTGATGAGTTTTCTACCAattgtaattaaatattaatcAACCAGTAATCACATTTTTGTTTCTAGTGTGAACAAATCAAGAAAACGGGGCAACAACGTTGATAATTTTGCATTCACATTCACCGTCACTACATAGGTAGATTAATCATTAATTAAGGCAATTTCAGTATGATACATCAGTATAAGATAAAATACGCCGTCTTTGGCCGGCCATGTCCCTTCTTATAAGGTTTAATTAACATCACAaccatttctttctttctttctttctagtATTGCATTGATTTATGGAAAATGATGAGGGTGATCCTACTTTTAATCACAAGGTTATTTTCCAAATTATTATCTTAGTTTCAGCTGCATTTATTGTTTCTTCAGTGTACCATCTCATAGCAATTTGTTTGTGTCACCGACGACGAACCACAACAGATCAAAACCAACTACAACCACCAAATCAAGCTGCGATATCTAGCCTCGACGTAAGGACATCCTCATCAGTACCTGTAGTACACCGAATTCCAACTCACAAGTACCACAAAAGAGATAAAGTTGATGCTGTTTCCGACGATGAAGGCGACACGTGTGCCGTGTGTTTGGGAGATTTTGAAGAGGGTGAGGAGTTGAGGACTATGCcggagtgcttgcactcttatcATGTACATTGTATTGACATGTGGCTCCATTCGCATTCGAGTTGCCCTATTTGTCGCGCTACTGCTGGTGCTGCCCCTTTGCCGGCTGTGAGTGCAAATCATCACAGCATAGATATGAATATGGCTCCACTTGGTACTGTCATGCAAAGTGGATTGACGCGATTATGGTGATTTTCAAGAGTCATACTGGCAAAGCACATAGGcaactaatttaaaaatataaaaaacatgcATGGTTATTGCAGttcaattttataataattatcccTTGCATATACTTTTCAGCAATCGTAATATCCcttgtaaaatatttttgaattttacttAATTATTCAATTCACAATATAATGCATTTAATTTCATAGGTGTTGATATGAAATACACCAAACTCATTTCAACAACAAAACAAGAGCACATCACTCCAATGTCACTAGCTTAAAACATAACATATCATATGGGCACGTTTTAGAGACAAATTTTAATAGAGTCTC is part of the Vicia villosa cultivar HV-30 ecotype Madison, WI linkage group LG2, Vvil1.0, whole genome shotgun sequence genome and encodes:
- the LOC131649843 gene encoding E3 ubiquitin-protein ligase EL5-like, whose amino-acid sequence is MENDEGDPTFNHKVIFQIIILVSAAFIVSSVYHLIAICLCHRRRTTTDQNQLQPPNQAAISSLDVRTSSSVPVVHRIPTHKYHKRDKVDAVSDDEGDTCAVCLGDFEEGEELRTMPECLHSYHVHCIDMWLHSHSSCPICRATAGAAPLPAVSANHHSIDMNMAPLGTVMQSGLTRLW